The uncultured Methanoregula sp. genomic sequence TACCGATATTGGCATTGCACAGTTCCGGCAGATGGTTATCGAGAATTATCGAAACCATGGCCGTAACATGCAATGGAGGGAGACAACAGATCCATACCAGATCCTTGTCTCCGAGATCATGCTCCAGCAGACTCAGGTCGAGCGGGTTAAGGTCAAATTCCCTGAATTCATCGCAGCATTCCCGGACTTTAAAGCACTGGCCGGAGCCCCGCTGACGGCAATCCTTTCGGCATGGCAGGGCATGGGCTACAACCGCCGGGCCATTGCTCTCCAGAAATGTGCTGCAAGGGTCATGACAGAATACGGGGGCACGCTTCCATCTGATCCCGTCGAACTCGCAACCTTCCCGGGTATAGGTGATGCAACCGCATCGTCCATCTGTGCCTTTGCCTTCAACCTGCCGGTAGTTTTTATCGAGACCAATATCCGGCGGGTCTTCATCCACTATTTCTTTTCGGATTCTGCAAAGGTCAGCGATGCTGAAATCCTCACGCTTGTCAAGAAAGCAATCTGGACGGATAATCCCCGGGTCTGGTACTGGGCGCTTATGGATCTCGGAACCGTGCTCAAGAAGACGGTATCAAACCCGAACCGCCGCAGCGTGCATTACACAAAACAGTCCGCCTTCGAAGGTTCCGACCGGAAGATCCGTGGGGAGATCTTACGGTGCCTCCTTCCGGGCAACGGGATGACCCGTGAAGAGATCCTGGGATCGTTTCCGGAAGATCCGTCCCGCATTTCCGGGATCCTTGAGGGTCTTGAACGGGATGGGTTCATCGTTCCCGACGGGAACCGGATCCGGCTTTCTTCATGACGGCCGGCCCCCGGTCTTTTCACCGCTGAACCGCTTTTATAATTTATATGGTATCACCAAACAGTTGATAAGAGAGCATTATCCATACACGATCAGGACAGCGTACGATCGTTATGGCAGATATCAGCAGCATTCCAGATGATGTGAAATGGAAACTCGCATCCGGCTATGCAGCCCGGCTCCCTGCACTGTATGATGCCGCATTCCGGGATGTCGTTGGGAAGAGGTACAATGAGATCGAGCAGGTCATCTGGATGGAACTATCCCGCACAGCATTCGATCTCGCCCATACCCTCTCCCTCCCGGTGGGAACTGCCGAAGATCTCGCGGAGACCCTGCGGACAGTAATGATCGTCCTTTTCGGCCCCGGTTTTAAGAGCGAAAGCATAAGGGTTGCGGAAGACCGGGCAGTGATTGTCATTAAACGCTGCCCGTTTGCCGATGAAGGTGCTGCTCTCGGGGCTGGCGGAACCAATACATTCCGCAAGTGCATGGCCCTGACACTGATGACCGTCCCGCATCTCAACAAGAACTATACGGCACGGTTCGTCCGGAGCATGTGCGGTGAGGGCGACCGCCAGTGCGAGATAAAAATCGGTGTGAGCGGAGATCTGGATAAAAAATCCCTTTAACCTCGATACATTTTTCACTGTTTGAGATAGTATCCTGCAGCCATGAAGATCAGCCCGAGATAAAACATAATGGCAAACGGGAGGGTGAACCCGAAGTTGATCGTATCCAGTCGTTTTAGATCCTGGATGAATATCATTGCAAACCCGAGAACGAACAAACCGATGCTGAGTTGTGCTTTTTTAACTTTATCCATATTTTCCAATCCGGGTAAAAATATGCAACCCTGCTGGAAAAAGATTGCGGAGTTCCTTGGGATTGGTTATCATCCGGGCGAATCGTGCCGGTTTTAGTTCTGCGGCACGATAAACCGGTACCCCCCGGGAGGGATGCGGATCTCAAACCGGACACCTTTTCCCGGTTCACCGGTCTCATCAAGTGTGATGGAGGTGATCGTGAGGATCTCGCGGGATAAAAAGAGACCAAGACCGGTATTTTTCCCAAATCCCCGCTGAAAA encodes the following:
- a CDS encoding A/G-specific adenine glycosylase is translated as MQRTDQMKLTDSDPSPVYDTTDIGIAQFRQMVIENYRNHGRNMQWRETTDPYQILVSEIMLQQTQVERVKVKFPEFIAAFPDFKALAGAPLTAILSAWQGMGYNRRAIALQKCAARVMTEYGGTLPSDPVELATFPGIGDATASSICAFAFNLPVVFIETNIRRVFIHYFFSDSAKVSDAEILTLVKKAIWTDNPRVWYWALMDLGTVLKKTVSNPNRRSVHYTKQSAFEGSDRKIRGEILRCLLPGNGMTREEILGSFPEDPSRISGILEGLERDGFIVPDGNRIRLSS